The stretch of DNA AAATCTTAACCGACATTGTTACATCAAACATCAATCGTAATAACTTAAATGAACTATGGAGTAATTATAATGGATCAGATTATAGTTTAAATTACAAGTTAGATTTTGATAAAGACGATCACAATATTGTTTTAGATGCTTTCTATTCTAAAAATAAAAATAGAGACGATCGTGATTATACCAATACATATCCGTTTGATAATTTTTACAGTGAAGCCCGTCTAAGTGATACAAATAATACGCGTATTAATTTAGATTATACCAATCAAATTGTAGGAGCCGGAAAGATTGAAGCTGGATTACAATTCAGAAATGAAACACTTGAAAGTGGCATGAATTCAACTTTAGAAATTGTTGAAGATGGATTAACTTTTAATCCAAATGTTGATTTTGAATTTGATCGTAAATTTTTCTCTGGATATGCCAATTACAAACAAAAGTTTAACAAATTTGGTGCTCAGGTAGGATTGCGTTTAGAACGCGTCGAAGATCAAGCAGAATGGTTGTTTTCGCCCGCTAACCGTGGAGAATTGAAGAAAGATTATATGGATTTCTTTCCATCTGCTTTCTTAACTTATGATCTAACAGATAAAGCTCAAATTTCATTTAATTATAGTCGTCGTATTGATCGTCCAGGAATGTACCAATTAACGCCTGTTCCCCAATTTACTACGGCGTTAATGTCAAGCAAAGGTAATCCAGAATTACGTCCTGAATATACGAACTCCTTTGAACTTGGATATTTGCATCAATTGGGGAAAGGTTCTATTTCGGCTAATGTATTTTATCGACATGTGTCGGATAATATCATTCAGACATTTACAAAAGATCCTGAACAAGAATTGGCATTTATTCAGTATAATATGAACTATGATAAAGTGAATAATTATGGAATTGAAGCCAGCTTAAATTATCGTTTCACAAAGTGGATGAGTACGTTTGTTTCTGGAGACTTTACATCATCTCAGATGCAGAGTGTAATGGCTGACGCAAACAATACCCCAACCGTAGAAGAAATTACAGCGAACGTTTTAACACTTCGTATGAACAATAATTTTACACTGTCGAAGAATTTTACATTGCAACATTTTATGATGTATAATGGTAAAACAAAATTTTTACAAGGTGAAATGTTGGATATGTGGATGATGAATTTAGGATTGCGATACACTTTTATGGAAGGTAAAGCCTCTTTATCTGCTCGTATGAATGATATTTTTAATACCATGAGAGCTCGTGTACATATGAACAATCCTTATATAGGATATGCCAACTTTAATTGGGAATCTCAAACGTTCTATTTAGGATTTACATACAACTTTGGAGGAAAAGTAAAAACAAGAGCTGAAGTACAGAAAAATCAAACCGAAGTACAAGGCGGCAATATCGGGATATAATAACTCCCATTCCTATATCTAATTTTTTGTATCAAAAAAGGCAACTCGAATTCGAGTTGCCTTTTGTCTTCTATATAATTACCAACTTATTAAGCTTTATTACCAAAAAAACGATTTAAGATAACAGCAATTGCTCCATCTCCCGTTACATTTCCTGCGGTACCAAAACTATCCATCGCAATATAAAGGGCTATCATTAAGGCTTGATTTTCGGCACTAAATCCTAACATCGATGCAATAATTCCTATAGCTGCCATAATAGCACCTCCAGGTACTCCTGGAGCAGCAACCATTGCAACACCTAACATCATAATAAATCCTAAAAATTGAATAAAATCAAACGGCATGTTTTGAATCATCATTAAAGCAATACAACACATAACAATCTTAATCATTGATCCAGATAGATGGATTGTTGCGCATAAAGGGACAGCAAAGCTAGCGATTTCTGGATCTACACCATTTTTCTTCGTTTGTTCTAAAGTCACTGGAATTGTAGCTGCAGAAGATTGTGTTCCTAAAGCTGTAAAATATGCTGGCATCATGTTTTTGATCAATCCCAATGGATTTTTCTTTGCAATAACACCCGCTGTAATAAATTGAATAGCTAGTAATAAAACGTGCATCACGAAAATGACTCCAATAATCTTTAAAAATACATTTAGGATGACCATGACTTGACCTGAATAAGTCATGTTTAAAAATATCCCGAAGATAAATAAAGGTAAAAGTGGAATAATTACTGTTTGGATTAAGAACGTGATGATGGATTCAAAATCATCAGCAAATTTCTCAAAAACTGAATTTTTCAATTTTGATAATCCGATTCCGAACAAAAATGAAAAGATCAATGCCGGCATCACATCAAAAAATGGAGGAAATTCAATCGAAAAATAGGGTAAAAGCTCCTTACCATTTTCCGCCAATGAAATTTTTCCTGTTTGATTTTCTAATAAAGATGGAAATAATGATACTGCAGAACCATAACCTAATAATCCAGCCATTATGGTTGAGCCATAAGCGATCGATAAGGTGGTTAATAATAATTTACCAGCTGTTTGTCCTAATCGACCAATGGATGGAACTATTAACCCAATGATAATTAATGGAATTAAGAAATTCAATAATTCACTAAAAAAGTCATTAAATGTAGCGAAAATTCGACCAATAGATTCAGGAATAATTAAACCTAAAACAGTACCTGATGATATGGCAATGATTACTTGTAAAAGTAAATTGTCTTTTAATTTATGCATAGGCTAATTTATAAATATTAATGCAAAAAAAAGCGATACTCAATTAAAGTATCGCTTTAAATATATGAAATAAAAAAAAATTATTTTTTAGGTAAACGGATTAAACGTGCAGAATCATTGGCATAAGCCTTTGTATTTCCGATTCGTTTGTATGCAAATTTATAAGATAAACGCGTGTTTTCTGCAGTCACATTGTTTAAAAAGTCCCCTTTGCTGTTCATACGATCAACTATGTCATAAACCACATCATATCCTAACTGCTCAGCACGTGTTGGAATGTTGCAATACACATCTTTAAAATCTTTTAAAATACTAATGGTTTCATCATTACGCGTATTCATGATATAAGATGTACTATAAACAAAGCCAAATTCACGGAAAGCATCAATATTTTTTGCATTTTCAGAGTTATAAATATCGTATACATCTACTGATTTAATTCCAAATCCTTTGACATAATCTTTATTAAACGTCTTCATACGTTCTAGATATTGTTTTCCTAAAGCGTCATTGTCACCAACCATTACTGCAATAATAGGAGTAAAGTAATCAACATCACCTACTTTATCATTAGGTTGAATAATTTTATTGGCTTCTTTTACGATTACTACATTTGCCTTTAGTTGTTTTTCTAAAGCCTTTTTGGTGTATTCCGATAAATCTTGGTGATCATTATCCGTTAATAAATACACTTGTTCACCAGCATATGATTTTTTTATCTCATCAATGATTTGATCAGCTAAAACTTCCTCACGAGGATTAGCAACAAATAAGTTTTCGTAATTATTTAGCTCTTCTGTATTCGCAAAAGGAGAAATAATTCCAATGCCTGAACCTTTCAAGAAATCAGCAACTTCTACCACAGCACCCGATTTAATTGGACCAATAATCGCATCCGTTTTTGATAAGTCATGAGTAGCTAAAATGGATTGAACATCACTTTCGTTCTTTGTATCAATTACTTTTACGTTGATATTTTTCCCTGATTTAGATAAGCGATTTAAAGCCACTTTTGCTCCAGTGAAAAATTGCATGGCTTGATTATTTTTTAAGCCAACAGAATTTTCCGCGTTGAAAGGTAACATCAATACAATGTTAATTTCATTATCATTAACACGTTTTACCTTTCCAGGTTCAGCATATTTGATGATTTTTGCATTTTTTTGCAATGGTAATTTTAAGACCATTCCACTTTTAAGACCATTAATCACATCAGGATTTAGTGCAATTAATTCATCTAAAGTCGTATTATAACGTTGGATAATATTATAGGCTGTATCTCCTGATTGAACAGTATAATTAATCGTTTGATCTTCGATCACTGCACGACCTGATTTTTTAGGAATAACGATAACAAATCCTTCTTTTAAACCTTCAGTCTGTAATTGAGGATTTTCAGCATAAAAATCATCCACCGAAACATTATATTTCTTCGATAAGCTATATAAAGTCTCTCCTTTTTCAACCATGTGTTTACCTGATGGTAAAGATACAACTGGTTGATTCGAAGAATCCGATTTTTGTTTTTTAGGAATACGCAATACATCACCAACTTTAAGTCCACTTTCCAATTGTTTTGGGTTTAATGAACGCAAGGTTGTTTCAGAAATATCATATTTTTTCGTTAGTTGAAAAATACTTTCTTTGGCTTGTATTGTGTGGTAGATGTATTGTTCATCTTCATAATTCACAGGAGTTTTTGATTCTGCTAAAGGAGCAGGTTTATCATCTTTAACGCCCGGAATTACAATGATATCACCAATTTGTAACCCGTTTTTTTCGATGGAAGGATTGGCTTTGTATAATGCATCTTGTGTAACACCATACTTTTTTGCAATTCCATAAACTGTTTCTTTGGCTTCAACTTTATGTGATTTTTGTTGAGCAAATAAAACAGTAGAACCAATAAAAAGTAATAATGAGACTATTTTTTTCATGTAAATGATTTTCGGTATAAATATACGAATTACTTTCCTTAAATATCTTCAGCTAATGTATTTATGATAAAGTTAAATTCGAAAGGTTGTATCGCTTGATAAACAGATTCGATAAATGTTGAAATATCCACATAATCAAAATCAGCAAAGTGACGGACACGTTCTTGTAAACCTTTTTCTTGCGATAATTCTTTTAAAAGATTTTCTATCCGTTGATGTATTTCACTATTTTTCTTTAATTCTGCTTTGATTAATCGTTTTTCTAATTTTTCAAATCCATTCAATTGTTTTGTTCGCTGAGCCTGTACCATATTAGCAAAGGAAAGATTAGTTTTTTCTGAAATAAGCTCTAATGATTTAAAAATAGCTTCAAGCTCCTCTTTCAATTTTGGAAGTTCATGAACTAGTTCAGAATTTTCATTGATCTCTTCTTTTACAATCGAACGACTTGAGCGGAACAAATCCTCATCTCTCAAATTTAACGCCAATTGTTTCTCCCATTGTTTTTTTGTTCGAATTAACATGGAGTTTCTAAGAACCAATAATGGGAATGGAATCCCATATCCTTTAAACATTTCTTTTAATTCAAACCAATACGCAATTTCGCCTCCACCGCCAATATAGGCTACATTTGGTAAAATGGTTTCTTGATACAATGGACGTAAAATAACATTGGGACTAAAACGTTCCGGATGTTGATGAAGTACTTGGATTATTTCATCTTTGGTAAATTGAATGGTCGTATTAAGAACATAAAATTTCTCATTTTCAAAAACAATACGTTCTCTCGAGTTAGGCTCTGCGATATAAAATAAATTAATTTCTCTTGGATTTACTTGAATTTTATACCCCAATTGCTCTAACGCTGAAGCTGATGAATTAACCCATTGAAAAGATTTTTCTTCTAAAATTTCTTGTTCGAAAGTCGGAATCATCAATCGTTTTAACGTTGCATCATCACCATCAATCATTAATAGTCCATAATCTTTAAATAACAAATGAACCAATTGTCGTGTGGCTTGAGTTAAAGTGTCTGCTGAGAAATATGAAGCTTCAATTAATTCATTTAATTGTTCCTTTTTCTTTCCTTGAGGCAAAATAGCCAAATAGGAATTAAAAACTTCGCGTAGTCCTTCAGTAGATAATTGACCTACAGGTCCGCCATGATCTTTTTCCCAATGAACAATGCGATCTCCTGAGCGGAAATGATTGATTTCATCAAAATCATGATCTTCTGTTGCCATCCAAAAAATAGGAACATAATGGTATTGATCTTGCGATTTATTTAATTCCTTACACTGTTTAATGACTTGAAGAATTTTATAAAAAAAGAAAATCGGTCCCGTAAATAAATTCAACTGATGACCAGTCGTAATGGTTACGGTATTCTCTTTCTTCAGTAATTCAAGATTTTTGATTTGTTTTTTCGAAAGTGATAGACCTTGTAATTGTTGTGTTAATTGTTTTACAAGAGTTTCACGATGGGTATAATATTTTAATTTATCCTCAGCTTGTTCAATATAGGAAGACTTGGAAGGAAAACGATGGTAAAAAGGTTTCACTTCTTCTTTTTGATGGATATAATCCAACATTAACGAAGAAAAATAATTCGAGTCTTTTAAACTGACAGTTTTCATTTCCATTAATTTTTATTTATTGTGTGATATACTTCTAATGCACGATCAGTTGCAAATATATCAACACCTTGCTGTTCTAATTCTTGATATATGTTATTTCCTCGTGCAGCAGCACTTTTATCAATATTTCCTAAGGTTCCTAAAATAACCATGATGTTTTGATGATGAATTTTACGGTATAATTCATCTGATGATCGACGTGTACCTGTAAATGCTACCATCTGATGCGGAGGGATTCCACTTTGCATCATATCATTAAACTCTCGTTCATTTCGCATCGAAACTGATAACAACATCTCTGGAGCAAGCTGATGTAGCTTTTTAGCTTGCTGTACAGAATAAGAAACTAATACAACTTGCTTTTCCATTTGATGAGTTCGTATTTCTTCAATCAATTGACGATAATCCACATCTTTTTTAATATCAACCATAAAGTAAATAGGTTTTGATTTTCCCCATTGTAATGCCTCTGTAAATGTTGGTATTTTATAAGAAGTTTGATTACCGAAATCATCTACCAAAAAGTATTCCTTTATGCGATCTAAGGTAATTTGGTTCACATCTTGTCGGCCAGTAGAAGTTCGCTGCAAACTATTGTCATGCATTAAGATGAGTTGGTGATCCTTCGTTTTAGCTACATCAATTTCAAAAATCTGAATGCCTTGTTCAAACAAATAATTCATGGTTTCAATGCAATTTTCAGGATAATTTTCAATTCCACTTCCACCACGGTGTGCACTGACTAAATTTTTTTCTTTTGAGGAATAATTGAAATCAAATTCATTTTGGTTTAAAACTTGCTCATTCTTTTTGGATTGATGAGAAGGGGTACAACTCCAAATCAATGCAATGGCCAATAAGGTTAAGTATAAATGATTAAATTTTAAATATTTACTCCTCATAGTTTTGTAGAATTTAAGATTTAAGAATATCTTTAAAATCGATTGTAAATTTAAGTGATAATCAACATAAACAATTAAATAAAATGGGATTCGTTAGAAGTTTTTTAAAAAAAGTCATCAGTAAAGTAGATAAAACTGCTGATAAAGAAGGAGAGAGATTAGATCATGTGGTAGATACATTATCTAAAACAGGATCTTTCATAGCAGAAGATGCATTAGATTTTGCAAAACGCACATTTCATCATGTTAAAGATGCTGCCACTGATCTTAAAGAAGTTTCTAAGGAAGCAACTAAAGACATTAGAGAACGAGCAAAAGAAGATTATAATGATGTGAAGGAAATTGCAGAACGTCGTATGCATGAAACGAGAGACATTGTAAAAGAAAAAATTGATCAGGTGAAAACCAAGACTGAAGAAGTCGTAGAGGAGGTCAAAGAAGAAGTTTCAGAAAAGCCAAAATCAAACATTTCATCTCCAAATTTTCCAAAGGTGGATTAAGAAAATCAGCTATATCTTAAATATAATTTACTATTTGCCTCAATTATTTGATAGAATTGAGGCAAATATCGTTTTATGGATTGATTTTTGATAATGCATTTGCGGATTGATTGGGAAAAAAAATGAGTAAAATGAAGAAGAGTGAAGAATATATTGATTTAGACAATAAGCCTACATTTTCTAAAAATATAATTATTCTTTTACTATCAATAGTATTATGTGGAACTATCGGATATATATTTTATCAAGATCGTCAACATAAAATGGCGAAGAATGGTGAAATTTCAATGATAGATGATTTAGAGCGCTCCAGAGAAATTCTAAAACAAGAATTACGATTAGCTCGCGCAGATTATGACACGGCTAAAACTGTAATTGTAGCGAAAGATGCAGATCTGATTGAAAAAGATCGTATTATTTTCGAGAAACAAAAGAAAATTCAAAATATTTTAAATCAGGATAATTTAACAAAATCTGATTTATATGAAGCGAAACGATTAATTACTTCTTTAAAGGCTGAGTTGGATGATTATAAAGAACAAATCCGAATTTTAAAAGCTCAGAATAAAAAATTACAAGAAGATAATACGGAACTAGCTGAAACTAATAAATTGGTTAGTGAGAAAAATGAAGTGATTTCAAAAGATTTAGAAACGGTAAAAACGGAAAAAGAATCTTTAAATAAAAATGTTAATTCGACACTGTCAATTTCAAATTATAATTTAACAGGATTACGTGTCAAAAGTTCTGGGAAGGAAGTAGAAACTGAAAGAGCAAGTCGTATTAATAAAATGCGAGTTAGCTTTACAGTGGATCCAAACCAAAATGCATTAAGTGAAACGAAAGAATTGTTTATTGCGATTTATAAACCGGACGGAACGTTAGGACATTTTGAGGATGCAAATCCAGGTAAATTACCACTTCGTTCAGGGAAATCGGTGGAATTCTCGGATCGCGTGACATTTAATTTTGATGCAACGAAAGGAAATCGCATTTCGTTCGATTGGAAAGATTACGATTTTCCAAAAGGCGATTATGTAATCGATATCTATAATAACGGATTTAAAATCGGTCAAAATAAGATTTCATTAAAATAAAGAGATTAAAAAAGAGGCTGTCTCAAAAGACAGTCTCTTTTTTTTGTATTTTATCTGATGAATCTAATTTTGTAATTTAATAGTTCAAAATTGAATTAAATAAGCAAAAAATGTAAAAATGATGGTAAAATGAACTTTTTTCAGGTGATTTTCGCCATTTTCTTTAAGTTATGAGCAATAGCAAGTAAGCCGACTTCAATTTCGACTTTATCAACTCCTCTTAACATAAATCGTTTAAAGTTTTTGTTGTGTTTTATTTCGGCAAAAACTGGTTCAACATCGTGACATCTTTGTTTTCTGAGTTTGATACCTCTCACTGTATTGAGAAGTTTATATGCTTTTTCTCTTATTTTAGCCAGTTTGGGATTGCTCTCTGAAGAAGTAATTTGTCCTGATTTTTGATCTTTTCTGAAGTAATTGTATTTTACGTAAGGTTTTATCTTTTTTGATTTAAGCAAGTTATAATTTTCTTCTGAGCCATAGCCCGCATCGGCTACAAGCTCTTTTGGAGTTCTATGGTAATGCTGCTCAAAACCTGCTAAATGAGGTTTTAGAGTTTTTGTATCGGTTGGATTATGGTGAATAGAATAATGTAAAATATACTGTTTATTCGTGGAGATTTGCAGATTATAAGCGGGTTTTAGCTGACCATTTTTCATATGATCTTCTTTCATTCTCATAAATGTAGCATCTGTATCGGTCTTAGAGTAAGAATTTCTTTGTTGTAAAATCTCTTCTTGTTTTTTGTATTTTTCTAAATTCTTAGACCAATTTTTCTTTCCATAATTGAGCTTTTGACGAATCTTTGATGGGATTTTTTTATCTTTCAAAACTTCATTTATCTTATCAATTGTTTGTGTGACTTTTTCAGAATCGATTTCTTTAAATTCAATATTTTCTGTGTTTTGAAGCTCTTCTTTTGCTACACTTTCTGCGTAATTCCATAAGTCTTCTAACTGCTCAGAAATTCTAGCTTTGGGTTTTTTAATCGCTCTTCCCCAAACGAATGTATAGCGATTAGCGTTTGCCTCAATCTTAGTCCCATCAACAAAAGTGGTTGTTAAACTAACGATTCCTTCTTTTTCTAAAAGCAAGACTATTTGAGTGAATATAGATTTCAGTTTACCTTTTAATCGCTCGCTACGAAAGCGATTTATCGTATTATGGTCAGGACGATTCATTCCAGAAAGCCACATAAAATGAATATTTTCTTTCAGTGCTTGTTCTAATTTACGGCTTGAATAAATATTACTTAGGTAGCCATAAATCAACACTTTCAGAAGCATTTTTGGGTGATAAGATGATGTTCCATATGGTTTATAGCTATTAATAAGATTTTTAATTGCTAAACCATCTATTATATTGGAAATAACTCTAACAGGATGCTTTTCTTCTATCAACTCCGATAAATTTGGAGGAAAAAGCAAATTTTCTTTGGGATTGTAATCTTTAAAGACTATTTTCGAACTAGTATACACACAGCAATTTAATAAAATTGCACCAATTGGGAAAGCTTAGGCTTTCCTTTTTTCTTAAAAAAAAGCTGTCTCACTTTTGAGACAGCCTCTTTTTTGTTTAACAATATTTTTCGCCTCTGTTTAGTTTCAAATCGCTGACATATGTTCGGATGTCTTTTACGTTTTCTTTAGGACAAATAATTAATCCATTATTGGAATCGATCACTACGTAACCTTTTAATCCATCTATAATAATGGCTTTGTCTTGTGTGGTATGCACAAAGGTATTTTCAGTATTGTATCCTCTAAAATGTTTGCATCGGATATTATTTCCTTTTTCATCTCCTGGAGTAAAATCATTAATTGCTTTCCATGTCCCCATATCGTTCCATCCGATTTGTGTTGGAATGACATAAACGTTATTCGCTTTTTCTAAAATGGCATGATTAATCGAAATAACATCTAACGTGGTATAAACAGGTTTTAATGTTTCTAAATTCTGATTTTCCTGGTTAAAGTATCGATTGATGATCTCTACCATCATAGGTTTGTGTTTTTCAAATGCTTCGATAATGGCTTTTGCAGACCAAATTAAAATTCCAGTATTCCATAAAAAATCTCCACTTTCGATGAAGGATTGCGCAAAGTCTTCGTCGGGTTTGTCAACAAAAGTTTTTACTTTCTTTACCGCTTGTTCATCATGTATAATTTGAACATAACTCAAATTAGTATCTGGACGCGTCGGTTCTACGCCTAATAAAATCAAATGTTCCTCATCGGCATATTTAAATGCTAATTCGATATTTTTTGTAAAATCATCGGCATCATAAATCAAATGATCAGATGGAGCGATAATCATTTTACCTTCTGGATTCTTTTGCTGAATAATTTTAGCAGCCAATAAATTACATGCAGCTGTATTCATTATTCGAGGTTCGATTATAATATTTTCATCGAGTAGACCAGGGATTTGTTCTTTTACAATGGGTACATATTCTTTCGTTGTAATTACTAAAATATTTTGTTCAGGAACAACTTTTTTTAATCGATGATATGTGGTTTGAATTAAGGTTTTACCGATACCTAATAGGTCGAGGAATTGTTTTGGTTTTTTAATGGTACTCATTAGCCATAAGCGTACACCTGTACCACTTACCAAAATAACTGCATAGTGGTTATTTGGGTTCATAGAGTTTATCGTTTTTCTACTAACGTTGATGCGTTTACTAAATATTTTTTGTTGGTTTTCTCATCACAACAAATGTACCTTAATTTCTGTTTTTCCATTTTGATAAATATTCGATTTTTTAATAGAAATCGAGCCCCTAAGGGCAATTCATCCAAATAGATTTGATGCGGTTGTATATCGTTAATCAGATATTTAGCGATATTCGGATCAGCTCCAACAGAAGCTTTAGGAGATTTGGCGTGTTTTAAAATGTATGGTTTTAAGTCATCCGAATAAACGGATAATGAATCGACCAATAATTTTCCAAAAATAATTTTCCATTCTTTGCCATGTGGCATAACTTCGTGGTAAGCAAATT from Faecalibacter sp. LW9 encodes:
- a CDS encoding TonB dependent receptor encodes the protein MRKYTLTLAFAFCSMFAMAQNHFSIKGSIENVKQEKLAYTSVTLYNVDNNAYVVDVVTDENGAFDFSEVADGKYKLVITEFGYAQYEQIIDLKDGAADLGTIQLVENKGDQAVELKGVFIRKETSQYRNEIDKRVVEVGNDLVSAGTDAASVLNNIPSVNVDQQSGALSLRGNENVRVFVDGKPTSQSAAELLKQIPSNQIQRVEIITNPSAKYEADGKSGIINIILVKGQKKGYNIGLTTGYEQGKKSRFNSSINSNVNVGDFNFFGNLNYAKRPRVQHGIGQNFTDEIDQLFEIKNQNTNLSYKVGFDWFINDKNALTIYTNQWDGDADAQILTDIVTSNINRNNLNELWSNYNGSDYSLNYKLDFDKDDHNIVLDAFYSKNKNRDDRDYTNTYPFDNFYSEARLSDTNNTRINLDYTNQIVGAGKIEAGLQFRNETLESGMNSTLEIVEDGLTFNPNVDFEFDRKFFSGYANYKQKFNKFGAQVGLRLERVEDQAEWLFSPANRGELKKDYMDFFPSAFLTYDLTDKAQISFNYSRRIDRPGMYQLTPVPQFTTALMSSKGNPELRPEYTNSFELGYLHQLGKGSISANVFYRHVSDNIIQTFTKDPEQELAFIQYNMNYDKVNNYGIEASLNYRFTKWMSTFVSGDFTSSQMQSVMADANNTPTVEEITANVLTLRMNNNFTLSKNFTLQHFMMYNGKTKFLQGEMLDMWMMNLGLRYTFMEGKASLSARMNDIFNTMRARVHMNNPYIGYANFNWESQTFYLGFTYNFGGKVKTRAEVQKNQTEVQGGNIGI
- a CDS encoding dicarboxylate/amino acid:cation symporter; amino-acid sequence: MHKLKDNLLLQVIIAISSGTVLGLIIPESIGRIFATFNDFFSELLNFLIPLIIIGLIVPSIGRLGQTAGKLLLTTLSIAYGSTIMAGLLGYGSAVSLFPSLLENQTGKISLAENGKELLPYFSIEFPPFFDVMPALIFSFLFGIGLSKLKNSVFEKFADDFESIITFLIQTVIIPLLPLFIFGIFLNMTYSGQVMVILNVFLKIIGVIFVMHVLLLAIQFITAGVIAKKNPLGLIKNMMPAYFTALGTQSSAATIPVTLEQTKKNGVDPEIASFAVPLCATIHLSGSMIKIVMCCIALMMIQNMPFDFIQFLGFIMMLGVAMVAAPGVPGGAIMAAIGIIASMLGFSAENQALMIALYIAMDSFGTAGNVTGDGAIAVILNRFFGNKA
- a CDS encoding LysM peptidoglycan-binding domain-containing protein, encoding MKKIVSLLLFIGSTVLFAQQKSHKVEAKETVYGIAKKYGVTQDALYKANPSIEKNGLQIGDIIVIPGVKDDKPAPLAESKTPVNYEDEQYIYHTIQAKESIFQLTKKYDISETTLRSLNPKQLESGLKVGDVLRIPKKQKSDSSNQPVVSLPSGKHMVEKGETLYSLSKKYNVSVDDFYAENPQLQTEGLKEGFVIVIPKKSGRAVIEDQTINYTVQSGDTAYNIIQRYNTTLDELIALNPDVINGLKSGMVLKLPLQKNAKIIKYAEPGKVKRVNDNEINIVLMLPFNAENSVGLKNNQAMQFFTGAKVALNRLSKSGKNINVKVIDTKNESDVQSILATHDLSKTDAIIGPIKSGAVVEVADFLKGSGIGIISPFANTEELNNYENLFVANPREEVLADQIIDEIKKSYAGEQVYLLTDNDHQDLSEYTKKALEKQLKANVVIVKEANKIIQPNDKVGDVDYFTPIIAVMVGDNDALGKQYLERMKTFNKDYVKGFGIKSVDVYDIYNSENAKNIDAFREFGFVYSTSYIMNTRNDETISILKDFKDVYCNIPTRAEQLGYDVVYDIVDRMNSKGDFLNNVTAENTRLSYKFAYKRIGNTKAYANDSARLIRLPKK
- the bshC gene encoding bacillithiol biosynthesis cysteine-adding enzyme BshC yields the protein MKTVSLKDSNYFSSLMLDYIHQKEEVKPFYHRFPSKSSYIEQAEDKLKYYTHRETLVKQLTQQLQGLSLSKKQIKNLELLKKENTVTITTGHQLNLFTGPIFFFYKILQVIKQCKELNKSQDQYHYVPIFWMATEDHDFDEINHFRSGDRIVHWEKDHGGPVGQLSTEGLREVFNSYLAILPQGKKKEQLNELIEASYFSADTLTQATRQLVHLLFKDYGLLMIDGDDATLKRLMIPTFEQEILEEKSFQWVNSSASALEQLGYKIQVNPREINLFYIAEPNSRERIVFENEKFYVLNTTIQFTKDEIIQVLHQHPERFSPNVILRPLYQETILPNVAYIGGGGEIAYWFELKEMFKGYGIPFPLLVLRNSMLIRTKKQWEKQLALNLRDEDLFRSSRSIVKEEINENSELVHELPKLKEELEAIFKSLELISEKTNLSFANMVQAQRTKQLNGFEKLEKRLIKAELKKNSEIHQRIENLLKELSQEKGLQERVRHFADFDYVDISTFIESVYQAIQPFEFNFIINTLAEDI
- a CDS encoding glycerophosphodiester phosphodiesterase family protein, coding for MRSKYLKFNHLYLTLLAIALIWSCTPSHQSKKNEQVLNQNEFDFNYSSKEKNLVSAHRGGSGIENYPENCIETMNYLFEQGIQIFEIDVAKTKDHQLILMHDNSLQRTSTGRQDVNQITLDRIKEYFLVDDFGNQTSYKIPTFTEALQWGKSKPIYFMVDIKKDVDYRQLIEEIRTHQMEKQVVLVSYSVQQAKKLHQLAPEMLLSVSMRNEREFNDMMQSGIPPHQMVAFTGTRRSSDELYRKIHHQNIMVILGTLGNIDKSAAARGNNIYQELEQQGVDIFATDRALEVYHTINKN
- a CDS encoding IS1182 family transposase, whose amino-acid sequence is MYTSSKIVFKDYNPKENLLFPPNLSELIEEKHPVRVISNIIDGLAIKNLINSYKPYGTSSYHPKMLLKVLIYGYLSNIYSSRKLEQALKENIHFMWLSGMNRPDHNTINRFRSERLKGKLKSIFTQIVLLLEKEGIVSLTTTFVDGTKIEANANRYTFVWGRAIKKPKARISEQLEDLWNYAESVAKEELQNTENIEFKEIDSEKVTQTIDKINEVLKDKKIPSKIRQKLNYGKKNWSKNLEKYKKQEEILQQRNSYSKTDTDATFMRMKEDHMKNGQLKPAYNLQISTNKQYILHYSIHHNPTDTKTLKPHLAGFEQHYHRTPKELVADAGYGSEENYNLLKSKKIKPYVKYNYFRKDQKSGQITSSESNPKLAKIREKAYKLLNTVRGIKLRKQRCHDVEPVFAEIKHNKNFKRFMLRGVDKVEIEVGLLAIAHNLKKMAKIT
- a CDS encoding mannose-1-phosphate guanylyltransferase, with the translated sequence MNPNNHYAVILVSGTGVRLWLMSTIKKPKQFLDLLGIGKTLIQTTYHRLKKVVPEQNILVITTKEYVPIVKEQIPGLLDENIIIEPRIMNTAACNLLAAKIIQQKNPEGKMIIAPSDHLIYDADDFTKNIELAFKYADEEHLILLGVEPTRPDTNLSYVQIIHDEQAVKKVKTFVDKPDEDFAQSFIESGDFLWNTGILIWSAKAIIEAFEKHKPMMVEIINRYFNQENQNLETLKPVYTTLDVISINHAILEKANNVYVIPTQIGWNDMGTWKAINDFTPGDEKGNNIRCKHFRGYNTENTFVHTTQDKAIIIDGLKGYVVIDSNNGLIICPKENVKDIRTYVSDLKLNRGEKYC